In Erigeron canadensis isolate Cc75 chromosome 8, C_canadensis_v1, whole genome shotgun sequence, the DNA window tattgtatcaaataaatatatgaaatataaaatataaaccatCTATTTTGGTGTTCAGACATCTTGATGAActcagaaaaaaataaaaagaaagaaattggtCAACATGTTTGGGTAGGGGAAAGGGTTCAGACTTCAGACCTGAtaggaataaaaaaaatcacacgCTCACACCGTGATGTTGATCACACTGTCATCAAATAAAGTACGGACATATATGTGGTGTGATGAAACAGTTACAACAAATTCAATCTATTTTTAAttgtaaaaaataacaaaaaaaaaaacacattagaACCTGTTTGGTTTTTTAAGAGAATGTTATTAAGTACTTTCTGGGTATAGTGTTTGTCTCTATAAACATTGTCCGAGTAAATTAAGCAGTATCATTGTTTGTTTTATGTGACCAAAAAAAATGATcaatcatataaatttttttaccaatatagataaaagaatagttttttttccccttagACCATTCTTAAAGGCTAGGTGAAAATGTTAGTGAAGAGGCTAGGAGGGACCAAATGGGTGGTGAAAGGTATGAGGAGGGCATAACTGTAGGGAGGTGATGCTTGGCTAGGTGAACACTTTCAccgactctttttttttttttttttattgttttgctTTATTTTGTTCGAGTATTTGGTTATATCGTGGGGTTTTAAATTGAATAGTTTAGGGTTCAAATGGTAGGTAAAGGGTTAAGGGGAAAAGGAGAAGGTGAATGAGATTAGAAAGTAATGGTGATGTGACCGAAAAAGTGTCGGTGAAAATCATATCTAAAAAACAATTAGTGTCTATTTTCAAATCTTATTCTTAAATGGAAACAATGAAATCGAAAAAAACAATAGTGATGCAGCTTAAGCTGTATTACGATGCACCTTAGCAAGACAATTTGCATTAGATTCATGGAAATAAGGTGTGCAGCATGAGAGGCATTGACGAAGGGTTGGGAACCATCCACATGTGGCGGGCTAGGGATGCGTTATAAGAAACTTCCTATTATTCTCATTTTAAGAAATTTCTCATCTATAGGTATATAGGACGTAATTCAGAATAATGTGACAGAACTAATAACTATACTGATTTTCTAATTAGGCACACGAAATATGAAATTTGAACATTGAATGGCattatttattaagggtaataaAACACTATGAAGAAACTCACATATGCATTTTTATGTAGCAAAGTTGAACTTATAAATCATGTTTTGTTCCAATAATTAGGAAATTCGTGTGGTTAtgtcacatttttataaaatttgctTTTTGAtccaatgttaaaaaaaaaaccctcatgTAATTAATGCATGTACTAGTTTTTAGTATAGTAGTTTGAACTTCATTACTATATAATTAAGTATGGTAGATGTAACGACTGGTTAGTTTTAATGGTGGTTAAATATTGCATTTGTTATGAGAGATTAATCTTATTAGACCGTTTGTTTTCAGCTGCACAGAATTTCAAAAGGACCACTTCATGTTGTTTGTTGGAGAACTACATATTATAAGTTGACCGAGCTTATGATACCATAAGGTTTACATTGGCACATAAAAATGGCAACTATATCGAACCTCCCTGATGATGTTCTATCTAACAACATATTTATCTACTTACCTGCAAAACTGCTTGCTCAAATGAGGTGCGTTTGTAAACCATGGAATGCTCTTTTATCCCATTCGTCGTTTATAAAGTCCCTCATGGATTGTTCAATCTTTAACAAACATGATATTCTCATGGTCTTCCAGCCTGGATTTTATTTTGATGACCTTCGAAAATTCACTGTCCATAACCTTGTACGTCCTCATGTTCAACTACCCGAGTTCATTAGACTACCTAGTTTTCTTAAAAAGCCTTATAATGGTAGCTATGACATCATTGGTTCTGTTAACGGCTTGATATGCTTTATTAGAACATCGACGTTTTATGATTCTGTTATTTTCATCTGGAACCCTTCTCTTGGTGCTTTGTTACCTCTTCCACCATATAATGTTCCTCCTGGCTCACGTGGTTGTTATGATGTACTTTTCCGGTTTGGGTATGATCCCAAAACGGATGATTACAAAGTTGTAAAGCTCACTGGCCATCTTCTACCACCAAAAGACAAGTTCAGAGCATCAAAAAACCTATTTGGCACTTGGTTTTATGTGGTTAAAAAGTGGCTACAAGTGGAAGTATATAGCATGAGGAAAGGTTCTTGGGAATTGATCACTCAACCGTTCCCGTCTCATATTGCAAGGATCTTGGATCAAGATTATGTTTGTGTAGATGGACATGATGGTCGTCTTCATTGGCTTGGTTATCTTGACGAGGAGCATAAGCTACAAACAATAGTTGCATTTAATTTGGGTGTTAAGACTTTCGTTGAGATATCTGTTCCGGATTCCTTGCAAGAGTTTCATGTTAATGAACCAAATGTTTTGGGAGTTTTGGATGGAAAGCTTTGTTTGATGTCATGTGCTACACGTGAAAAGTGTGAGGTGTGGGTGATGAATAAGTATGGTGTAGCTGGGTCGTGGGAGAAACTCTATCGCCTTTCAGAAAAGTCTAGTGGGAAGTTATCTCCATACGGGTTCACATTGAATAAAGAGTTCATTTTTGATGATTCGTATGGTCATTTAGCTTTATACGATATTATTGCACGTGAAGCTAAATCATTTAATTTCCGGGCTAGCGTGATTGGCAAACCCAAAATTGTTCGGTATGTGGACAGTCTCGTTTGGGTAACACCCCCTAAGTGTGGACTAGGTGTTGAGGCATCTCAAACGTTAGCCGGGAAAGAGAAAGTCAGAAGGAGCAAGCGAATTAGGAAAGATACCCCTGTCTGAGAGAATTCAAGGAAGCTGGCGAGTATTAAGgatttttgagttgttttttGGTGAATGATGAAAAAGGGCTACAAGAAGGcaagacttatatatataatacttatgcTTCTAAAAAGTATTTTTGTCAATGTCAAACCTTAGGGGTGTTATTTTTTGCTTGTTAGCATGATATATTAACATTGCAGGCCCATGCCATTATATTTATGCATGTGGCTTTTACTTCATTAACATTTTGGTATATCGTTACCTGATCAAGTTGGTCGTATCGATGGTTTACTTTCCATAGTGACTTAACAAGTATCTAGCTTTTGAAAGATTTTGTTCCATTTCGTGAAGCAATTTTGTTATGAGTTAAAGGTTGATGAGATAGTATTCTGAATCTTCTAGGTATAAGTTAGAGATGAACAAGAGTAGTGTATAGGCGTATAgctatgaaatctggctgaacATTAGAATTGATGATCAATTTGTTGCTACTCATAAGGTTAAAGTTGGTCTACTTTGTTACAGTTTTGTTCTGGTCTTCTAGGTTgggtttatttttttctattttttgagCTTTGTGCTTAAATTTATATCACACAAGAGATCTAGCTGCAGATTGGTTAGGGGTTGCACTCTAGgtaacgttttttttttatctttagtaAACGTATAGATTATGATGGTCAATCGAATCGGAAGCCAAGTAACATCTTTCATTTGTGTCATCTTAGAAACTTGAACTGTGTGTGAATAAAAACTGTATTCTATGTTGGATTTTGTGTGTGCATTGTACTAACATGAGATCAAATTTATGATTTAAAAGCCAATTAGAAAACAGATTACAAAGTCTTCAGGTATTGAATGAACACGTGTCTTTCTTAATTTTCCTTGCAAGGATCTTCTCCAAAGGGGACAATAAGAATTTGAATGGCATGAATGATATCTAAGGCACTTCAATGCTATCTTGCAAGTAGTCTGGTGTTCACATCTTTTTGTTCCGTATTCAGATAATTGTGTTGGGTCTTGTTCCTTTTTCATTCAGTCTCATGTTTTGGACTTCAGAGCAGAAGGGTTTGGTTTTGTGTAGTCATTTGGCCATTTATATTGTTTGTTAGTATTGTCTCCCGTTTACATCTTTTTTTCATTTAGCACTTTCAAGCATATGCTCTCATGACCGAAGTTGATCATATGCATTCTTCAACAGTTGTATTTCAGTATCATCTCAATATGCATTAAGGTGCAGACGTGCACTTTTTTTTGAAGATGATCACCCGTTAGGCCGTTAGTTAATATGTACAAAGTACTAAAACAATACTACTTCAAATTGGTAATAAGAAACAAAATGCGTGATACTAACAAGATGAAATAGAACAACCTGATCCTACCACATCACGCCACAACTGATTTCATATCCTTGTATACTGACATCAGGGTGGGTACCAGCTCTGTGGGTAGTATGTTTTAGTCGATCGCGCATTTCTTTCCATATGTGAGCTTCACACGAAATGAGGCAAGGAATTTGGTATTGGAGAACTTTTTTGGAATTGCACGGTTGCAAGTGGCTTGCACgtaattagttaattactcCATTTTGCATTTTGATAATAGATTAATCATCGAAAGTCAAAATTTTCCTTTCATATACGCTGTACCATTCTTATATGACTATGACATACTCCGTATCTTATAAGAGATCTGAATATGATCATCTCTTATTCATCAATATGTGAACCGATCTGGAACTAAACAATCTAATATTTGCTGATCTGCAATTTACTTCAGCAATGGAACAAACAAAATGACATTCTATTTTGAAGTTATAAGCTGGAAAcgaattaaatcaaaacttatGGGTAAGTGGttaaagttcaaatttttgTTACCTGTTAATATCTCTAATATAGTTGCACAAAGCCTAGAAAATGCAATACCAATccagaaaatataaattttactaTCTACTCCAAAAAGTCATACAATGCAAACTTCAAGCCAATAGCTTCAGCCTTtgtataaattttcaaaaacaagaaCTATATCATGTCTGTATTCGGCTCCCTATAAGACTATTCCGCTTACAATTCGAAGATAAAAATTAAGTGCAACAAGAAGAAACATTGATCCACCATATTCCATATTGTAAGCTATACGGGTGACAATTAACGGACTCATCAAACTGAAAGATTCACCTGCGTAACAATGATAAACAATCTAATCAACCCAACAATGTAGCTCTATACAAAAAACCATTGAATGTATTCATGAATGTACTCAAAATGTCCCAAGCGAAGCAAAGTGTTTTTTCATAGCTTGATCCTTCCGGTAATTATCTCTCCTTCCCCCTCCTCTCCTCCCTCCTCTTGCTCTACCCCCTCTTCCACGCTCACTAACAAACTCACTGCTGTCTTCTCCTTCATTTGACTCAGTCGCATTTTGTTCCTTTCCGATATTACCCCTACCCCTTCCTCTCCCTCGTCCACCCACTTGACGTTGCTCATCATACCGCCCTTCGTTTGACTCGGCCACAGTTTGATTACCCCTACCCCATTCTCTCCCTTTTCCTCGCCCACCCACTTGACGTTGCTCATCATATCGCCCTTCGTTTGACGCAGTCACAGATTGTTCCTTAACAGTATTACCCCTACCCCATCCTCGCCCACCCACATGATGCTGTTCATTATACTGTCCTTCATCTGATTTAATTGCTGCATTATGGTCCTTTTTGTTACTATTCCTTCCCCTTCCCCTTCTATTTGAATTTTCAGTAATATCTTGCTCCCCTTGTTTTACTTCATTTAATTCCATCAACTTCTGTACTGCACCCAAAGGAAAATTACCTCCACGCCCAAGCCCATGAATTAATTCTTTTTGAGCTTGATTAACTATAGATGCTTCATTGTAATTTGCAACCGCCACAGAACCCGACACTTTATAACTATAATGTTTACCATCTTTAACAAAAAATTGGGGTTTCTGTCGTGACCCCCATCGAGAAGCTTCTGAAGCGGAACTGGAACTTACTCTTTCACTCAAATCATCTGGTCC includes these proteins:
- the LOC122580278 gene encoding F-box protein CPR1-like, with product MATISNLPDDVLSNNIFIYLPAKLLAQMRCVCKPWNALLSHSSFIKSLMDCSIFNKHDILMVFQPGFYFDDLRKFTVHNLVRPHVQLPEFIRLPSFLKKPYNGSYDIIGSVNGLICFIRTSTFYDSVIFIWNPSLGALLPLPPYNVPPGSRGCYDVLFRFGYDPKTDDYKVVKLTGHLLPPKDKFRASKNLFGTWFYVVKKWLQVEVYSMRKGSWELITQPFPSHIARILDQDYVCVDGHDGRLHWLGYLDEEHKLQTIVAFNLGVKTFVEISVPDSLQEFHVNEPNVLGVLDGKLCLMSCATREKCEVWVMNKYGVAGSWEKLYRLSEKSSGKLSPYGFTLNKEFIFDDSYGHLALYDIIAREAKSFNFRASVIGKPKIVRYVDSLVWVTPPKCGLGVEASQTLAGKEKVRRSKRIRKDTPV